A stretch of DNA from Cyprinus carpio isolate SPL01 chromosome A25, ASM1834038v1, whole genome shotgun sequence:
atttttatttttctcttttatttttctctttctcacacagTACAGTAAGGCATAGTGtacaattttgtttgtttgtttatttttaactattttttatttttatatcaattaaaATGATTATGGAGGATTCATCAAAATAGAACcgaatataaaaaatgatatttatttataatttaatattttatattttgttctattttgatgaatagtaaatttaaaaaaaataacaattattgtgaatgattcatcaaaaaaaaaaaaattatattataatacaatttaatataaataaaaatgtactataaatttactatattttttaatataatataatataacatatatataacgtgtgtgtgtgtgtgtttgttgtgtgtatgtatatatatatatagattatatatatatatatatatatatatatatataaatataatataaatatctataaataatttttatatatatagctatatataatatatatatatataaaaatatatatattatttttatacaggTTTCACAGTCCTCTAAAGCTGTGTGGAGTGTCAGTGAGTCACAGGTGTGTTGTTGTACAGTGTGTGTTTCTCAGGTATCTGTCGAATAAGCCGTGTAGTGGTTCATTTGTCTCTTTCAGTGCGGCGCTGACAGTCCAGAAGGATCCCATGCAGCAGAAGCATGAGGAGTGTGTCTGTTATCCTGCAGCTCATTACGAGCTGTCACTCGTTACTCAGACCTGGAGATTTATATAACAACAGACAGAAGTGTGTTAAAAGCGCAGACGTCTCAATACCTAGTGTGCTGTCTTGCTGCATACTCTTCCTGACTGAACGATAAGCTCACGAGTGACTGATCTGAAGCGCCCTACACAGGCAGCAACTCCCGTGAAGTGTAGTTgtgttgcattgcattgtgggattgcaTTCATTCTGAAGGAAGCATTCGGTTTGTGAACAGAGCTGTTGTTTTCtgcatatctctctctctctcacactctcttccATCTGTTctttatgcattatatatttccCCGGTCGTTTTAACCTGCTTTAACACCTCCACTCTCTTCCTTACTCTTACTTGATCTTTATTCTGGCGTATGGTTTTAAAAAGCATCTCTAAAAGTATCTGCTCGgtcacattaaaggaatagtctaTTTGAAAATTGCGTTTACTCACCCACAtcgtttttttatatatgtatgtacatttccatttttttaaatgaacatttatttttatattttcagttattttttaaatttttatattttcagttttcattttaattttagtttgttttaataatttgattttgtggttttgtcattttttcaatatttctgtttagccttaatttatttgtatttcaattaaagttttaatcattttatttcagtttatgttcAGGCAACATTTCTAACTAGGTTtgtcatgtaatatttttattttattttaatttatttagctattatttatatactgttatagaattgttgtgtgaattattatttgtttttatattttcagttttcattttaattttagtctttaagttttttttttaatttataattttttttttttcaatttcagtttatcttaaatttctttttttttttttttttttgtattttagtaccgaggcaacttttcttttttcttttctttttttttttaaatttaatttaatacattttttaaatgtaattttatttcattaaattaaatttaattaaatttataaaatgttatttattttttattttagtaattttttattgttctaGTTAAGTTTCGTTCTGACTGACGGTAGTGTTTGGTGTGTCCGCAGGTGGGATGTGGTGACTCCGTCGGGCGAGTCTTGTGTTGGCGGAGTGTCTGGTGCTGATGGGAGCTGCTGCAGCATCATGAGTTGCCATGACGCCGGAGGGCGTCGCCGTTACGAGGACTCGGAGTTCACGCTGCAGGTGTATCCCGGCGCTCTGTCCGAGGGCACCATCTACTGCCCGGTCTCTGCGCGGAAGATCACGTCTGCGGCGGAGGTCATCGAGCGGGTCATCGAGCGGCTGCAGCTGGACCGCGCGCGGCTCTATGTGCTCGCCGAGGTCAAGGAGTTCGGTGGAGAGGAGTGGATCCTGAACCCCTGCGACTGTCCCGTACAGCGCATGATGCTGTGGCCGCGCATGGCGCTGGAGAACCGGCTGGCCGGAGACGATTACCGCTTTCTGCTGCGCGAGAAGGACCTGGACGGATCCATCCGCTACGGGAACCTGCAGATGTGGCTGCGCGTGACGGAGGAGCGCCGGCGGATGGTGGAGCGCGGCCTGCTCCCGCAGCCTCCCGCCGGACAGTACGCCGATCTGTGTGCGCTGCCGGATCTAAACGAGCGGACTCTGCTGGAGAACCTGCGCGGACGCTTCCGTCAGGAGAAGATCTACACGTACGTGGGCGGGATCCTGATCGTACTCAATCCCTTCAAGTTCCTGCCCATCTATAATCCCAAATACGTCAAGATGTACGATAACCACCAGCTGGGGAAGCTGGAGCCGCACGTTTACGCGGTGGCTGACGCGGCGTATCACGCCATGCTGCAGCGGAGGAGGAACCAGTGCATCGTGATCTCGGGAGAGAGCGGCTCCGGAAAGACGCAGAGCACCAACTTCCTCATCCACCACCTGACGGCGCTCAGCCAGAAGGGCTTCGCCAGCGGCGTGGAGCAGATCATCCTCGGAGCCGGACCCGTGCTGGAGGTAAGGATGTGCTTCAGAGTGAACAGTGGAATGATCAGCTCACCAAGCTGCTGAGATATTGCATTTTGAACGACTTTTTGTTTGGAATTTAATAAAAGGGATGGACGATAAAGCCAACACTTCTgtctgaacttttattttttttttggccaaataaattttaaaaaattcattttaaatagatttttatgtttaattggcatgtagaaataaaaaaataattcttacttgtgttataatatttatatatatataaagtatattaaatttgaaaatgtatgaaattttattaaatattaaatacaattatataaatataataaaataatatatacaattacatattacatgtgctatatgtatgtgtatgtgtgtattataattgtattataataatatttaaatataataaaaaaattacatgtgcatgtaaatataatatgtaaatatttatttagttacttaatggtatattttttaatatataatatatataaaattaaatattgcatgtgcatataaatacagtatttaaatatattaatatttcatatttatatattaatatgtaatttaaatataatttaatttaaatagaaatgtgtggttgtgtgtgtgtaaatacagtttttaatttttttttttttttatatattttattatttttttttattttattttatgttgtatttatatttttattattatattatatatataatatatattactatatatatatatagaatatatatatatatatattatatatatttaattgcgTGTGCGTGTAtacataattactaaaaataaaatacaatacagtaaaaaatctattttaaaatatcaaataagttGTGTTTTCCACAttgtttttcactaaatgaaggccaaaaataatttatattcatatgtttaaaaaccatttttatgttttttctaaaacttttaaaatgtagaaacatttattaaaaaatgaaaaaaaaaaaataataataaataataataaaaatgtgctaaattcaGTGTTTCGTTATTTTTGCCAGCAAACCCTTCATGAACGGATTGTTTGCAGTGGTTTTCTGTACGTGGCTGAAAGGATCTGCTTGTGCCAGCGTCTCGTTTTGCTTGATTTGCTCAGAAACTGTATTTTCTTGTCTTACCCTGAAGTCAGACTCGTCCCGGTGATCCATCAAgcatgctgttttgtttctcttcTCTGCTCGCGTGGCGTTTCTTCTCTCTGTATTCTGAGGGTGAGAATGAGACTCTGATCACCTCACATATCTACACACACAGCGCATGGACGTCACAGGACTGAGCTTGGGCTGAAGGTGTGTGACCAGCTTCTGTTCTGGACGTGAAGCGATGGGTTGTTTGGACAGACCGCTGTATTTCGTGTGCTCAAGTGTGTTTGTACGAAGTGTATGAGAGTTTGTTGGCTGAGGCTCGGATCCTGCTGTTTGGATGACTTCAGTAAGAGTGAAAACTACAGAAAATATGTGATTCTGCGTCTCTGTTTATGCAGCatgtcactctaaacactgaaATAGAAACACTGGCTCGTCCTACAGTTATGACAAGTATTTCAGCACACAGATGGGAAcgcttttgtttgtgtttgtgatgtcactgtgtgagtgtgtgtgtgtgtgtgtgtttgtctgagtgtatctgcgtctgtgtgtgtctgagtgtgtgtgtgtctgagtgtgtgtgtgtgtgtgtgtatgtgtgtgtgtgtctgagtgtgtgtatgtgtgtgtgtgtgtgtgtgtctgagtgtgtgtgtgttgtgtgtgtatgatgtgtgtgtgtctggagtgtgttttgtggttggttggtgtgtgtggtgtgagtgtgtgtgtgtgtgtgtgtgtgtttctgagtgtgctgctgtctgttgtgtgtgtggtgtatgagtgtgtgtgtgtgtctgagtttgtgtgtgtgtgtctgattgtttgtgtgttgtgtctgagtgtgtgtgtgtgtagggtggtgatttgtgtgtcttttgtgtgtctgttgttgtgtgttgtgggtgtgtgtgtgggtgtgttttgtgtgtgtgtgttgtgtgtgtggtgtgtgtgtgtgtgtgtgtgtgtgtctgagtgtttgttgtgtgttgtgtgtgtctgtgtgttgtgtgtgtatgtgtgtgtgtgttgtgatgtgtgtctgatgtgttgtgtgtgtgtgtgtgtgtgtgttgcagtgtgtgtgtgtgtgtgtgtgtgtgtttgtgtgtgtgtctgtctgagtctgtgttgtgtgtgtgagtgtgtgtgtgtgtttgtctgagtgttgtgtgtgtgtgtgtggtgtggtgtgtgtgtgtctgagtgtggtttggtgtggtgtgtgtgtgtgtgtgtgtctgagtgtgtgtgtgtgtgtgtgtgttttgtgtgtgtgtgtgtgaggtgtgtgtgtgttggtgtgttgtgtgtgtttgtgttgttgtgcgtgtgtgtgtggtgtgtgattgagtgtgtgtgtgtgtgtgtgtgtgtgtgtttgtgtgtggtgtgtgtgtcctgtgtcttgttttgtgtggtgttgtgtgtgtttgtgtgtgtgtgtgtgtgtattgtgtgtgtgtgtgtgtgtgttgttttgtggtgtgtgtgtgttgtgtgtgtgtggtggtgtgtgttgtgtgtgtgtgtgtgtgttgtgtgtgtgtgttgtgtctgtgtctgagtgtgtgtgtgtttagtgtgtgtgtgtgtgttgagtgtgtgtgtgtgttgagtgtgtgtgtgtgtctgtctgtctgagtgtgtgtggttttgagtgtttttgtgtgtgtgtgtgtgtgtgtgtttgtgtgtgtgtgtgtgtgtgtgtgagtgtgtgtgtttctgtgtgtgtgtgtgtgtgtggtgtgtgttgtggtggtgtgtgtgtgtgtggtgtgtgtttgagtgtgtgttgtgtgtgtgtgttgtgtgtctgtgggtgtgttttttgtgttttgtgtgtgttgtgtgtgtgtgtgtgtgtggtttgtggtgttgtgtgtgtgttggtgtgttgtgttgtgtgtgtgtgtgtgtgtgtgtgtgtgtgtgtttttgtgtgtctgtgttttttgtgtgtggtgtgtttggtgtgtgagtgtgtgtgttgtgtgtgtgtgtgtgtgtgtgttttcaaacttttgtgtgtgtgtgtgtgtgtgtgtgtgtgtgtgtgtgtgttgtgtgtgtgtgtgtgtgtctgagtgtgggtgtgtgggtggagtgtgtgtgtgttgtgtgtgtgtgtgtgtgtgtgtgtgtgtggtggtggtgtgtgttgtgtgtgtgtgtgtgttgtgtgtgtgtgttgttggtgtgtgtgtggtgtgtgtgtgtgtgttgtgtgtgtgttctgtgtttgtgtgttgtgtgtgtggtgtttgtggtgtgttttgtgtgtcgtgttgtgtgtgtgtgtgtgtgtgtctgagtgtgtgtggtttgtgtggtgtgtgtgtctgagtgtgtgtgtgtgtgtgtctgtgtgtctgttcctgtcttgtgtgtgtgtgtgtgtgttgtgttctgtgtggtgtctgtgtgtgtgtgtttgtgtgtggtgtgtctgaggtgtgtgtgtctgttgtgtgtattgtttgtgttgtggtgtgttgtgtgtgtgtgtgagttgtgtgtgtgtgtgtgtgtctgtctgtctgttgagtgtgtgttttgtgtgtgagtgtgtgtgtgtgtgtgtgtgttgtgtttgtgtgtgtgttgtttttgtgtgtttgtgtgtttgttttgtctgttctgggtttgtgtgtgtgtgtgtgtgtgtgttttgtgtttgtgttgtgtgtgtggtgtgtgtttgtctgagtgtggtgttgtgtgtgtgtgtgtgtgtgtgtgtgttgtgtgtgtgtgtctgagtgtgtgtgtgtgtgtgtgtgtttgtgtctgagtgtgtgtgtgtgtgtgtgtgtgtgtctgagtgtttgtgtctgtctgagtgtgtgtggtgtttttgagtgggtgttttttgtgtctgagtgtgtgtttttgtgtgtgtgttttgtgtgtgtgtgtgtgtgttgtgtgtctgattgtgttgtgttgtctgagtgtgtttgtgtgtgttgtgtgtgtttgtgtttgtttttgttgtgtgtttgttgtgtttgttgtgttttgtgtgtgtgttgtgtgtgctgatgtgtgtttttgtctttttgagttggtgttttttttgtctgtgtgttgtgtttttttttgtttgtgtttgtctgagtttttgttttgtgttgtgtgtttgtttttgtgtgtttgtttgtttgtttgtgtcttttgtgagtgtttgttgtttgtgtttgtgttgtttttgtttttgtgtgtctgttttttttgtttgttgtgttgtgtttttttttgtttttgtggttgtgtgtgtgtggtgtgtgtttgtgttttgtgtgtgtgtttttttgtttttgtgttgtgtgtgttgtgtttagttgtgtgtgtttttgtttgtgtgttttgtttgttgttttgttttgtgtgtggtgtttgtgtgtgttgtgtgtgtgtgtgtgtctgtgttttctgtgtttttctgtgtttttgtgttctgtgtgtgttgtgtgtttttgtttgtgtgtgtttgttatgttttgtgtttgtttgtgtctgttttttttttttggtgttttttgtgttttgtgttttttttgtttttttgttgttttgtgtgttttgtttttgtgtttttttgtgtcgtgtgtgttttttgttttttttttttttttgtctgtttttgtgtgtttttttttggtttttgtgttgttttgtgtgtgctttcttttgtttttgtcttgtgttttttggtttgttttttttggttttgttgttgtgttgtgtgtgtgttgtgttttggttttttttttttttgtgtgtgtgtgttttttcgtttttttttttgtgtgttgttgttgtgttttttgtttgttttttgttgtttgtttttttttttttgggtttttttttgtgttttttgtgttgtttgtgtgttttgtgtgttttggttgtgtgtgtttgtgttgttttgtattttttttggtgtgtgtttgtgtgtttggtgttttttgtgtttctttttttgtgtgtttgtgttttgtggtgtgtttgttttgtgtttgtgtttgtggtgtgtgtgtttgtgtgtgtttgtgtggtggtgtgtgttttgtgtatgtttgtagtgttgtgtgttttgtggtgtctttgtttgtggtttgttttgtttgttttgttttttgtttgtggtttgtgtgtgtgtgttttgtgtgtgtgtgttttgttgttgtgttatgctggtgtgtgtgtgtgtgtgtgtgtgttctggtcttttgtgtgtggtgtgtgtggggtgttgtgtgtttttgtggtgtttgtgttttgtgtgtttcggtgtcgggtgtgtgtgtgtctgtgtttgtttttttttttgttttgtgtgtttgtgtggtttttttaacatgatgttgttttttttttttttttgttttttttttttttttttttttttttgttgtgtttttttttttgtttttttgtttttgggttttttttgtttttgtgtgtttgtttgttggtgtttttgtttttttgtttttttttttttttttttttttggttttttttttttttttttgttttttttttttttttttgtttcttttttgttttttgttttctttgttctttttttttttttttttgtttttttttttgttttgtttttttttttttttttttgtttgttttttttttgtgttttttttttttgtcttttttttttgtattcatttttgtttttttttgtttgtttttttttttctttttttttttttttctttttttttttttttttttttttttttttttgtttttgttttgttgtttttttgttcgttttttttttttttttttttttgtttttttggtttttttttgtttttttttttttttgttttttaaactggtttttttttgatttttgtttgtttttttttttgctttttttttttttttttttttttttttttttttttttttgttttgtttctttgttttttgtttggtttgttttcttttttttttttttttttttttttttttttttttttgtttttttttttttttttttttttttagtttttggttttttttgtttttgtttttgttttttttttttttttgtttttttttttttttgtttttttggtttttttgtttttttttttttttgtttcttgtttttgttttttgttttttttttgtttttgctttttgttgattttttgttgtttttttttttgtttttctttttttttttttttgttttttttgtttttttttttttttttttttttttttttttttttttgttttttttttttgttttttttgttttttttttttttgttgtttttttttttttttttaatgttgttttattttaaggtaagttctttttattatttaatttgttttttgtatttgttttttgtttttttgtttttgtttttttttttgtttgttttttttttttattgtgtttgttttttggtttttttttgttttttttttt
This window harbors:
- the LOC109091320 gene encoding unconventional myosin-IXAb-like isoform X2, which encodes MPVVALQVTGWDVVTPSGESCVGGVSGADGSCCSIMSCHDAGGRRRYEDSEFTLQVYPGALSEGTIYCPVSARKITSAAEVIERVIERLQLDRARLYVLAEVKEFGGEEWILNPCDCPVQRMMLWPRMALENRLAGDDYRFLLREKDLDGSIRYGNLQMWLRVTEERRRMVERGLLPQPPAGQYADLCALPDLNERTLLENLRGRFRQEKIYTYVGGILIVLNPFKFLPIYNPKYVKMYDNHQLGKLEPHVYAVADAAYHAMLQRRRNQCIVISGESGSGKTQSTNFLIHHLTALSQKGFASGVEQIILGAGPVLEVRMCFRVNSGMISSPSC
- the LOC109091320 gene encoding unconventional myosin-IXAb-like isoform X1; the protein is MQGSADASDKERRWDVVTPSGESCVGGVSGADGSCCSIMSCHDAGGRRRYEDSEFTLQVYPGALSEGTIYCPVSARKITSAAEVIERVIERLQLDRARLYVLAEVKEFGGEEWILNPCDCPVQRMMLWPRMALENRLAGDDYRFLLREKDLDGSIRYGNLQMWLRVTEERRRMVERGLLPQPPAGQYADLCALPDLNERTLLENLRGRFRQEKIYTYVGGILIVLNPFKFLPIYNPKYVKMYDNHQLGKLEPHVYAVADAAYHAMLQRRRNQCIVISGESGSGKTQSTNFLIHHLTALSQKGFASGVEQIILGAGPVLEVRMCFRVNSGMISSPSC